A segment of the Chlorogloeopsis sp. ULAP01 genome:
GTATTGATCCCAGTTAATTGCAGCAGAGTTTTTAGCCACTGCTGCCCTCGTTGCATACGACTATCGGTCATCATTAACCTGTAGCCTTTTTCTTAGAACTTTTTGGTTCAAACGGCAGCGTTTTTTGTTGTACTTCTGCCTCTTTCTCCTGAGTATCTACGATTTTTTGCAGTTCCTCTGGTAGGGGTTCGCGAGAGAGGATGTAGGTTTGTAAAGTTTGGAAAATATTACCAATTACCATATACATCAGCACCCCAGCTGGTAAGGGGAAAAACAAAAACATCCCAGAAAAAATCACGGGAGTAATTTTGTTAACCGTATCTTGCTGCGGGTTGCCACCACTTGAATTTTGTCCAGAAAGCACCTGGCTGATGTAAAGAGTAACGCCAAACATCACTACCATCGCCACAATATCCCAATGGATTGTGCCATCAGGATCGATCGCGCCAACTCTACCCAAGGCATCAATGAATAGGAATCCTTTATCTGCTGCTAATCCGGGAATTGTTCCCTGAATAGTCACATCTCCTGGCTGTAAGGCTTCTATATTTCCTTCCGCATCAATTTTCACTCTTTCTTCCCCTTTGGTAATTTTCCATTGGGGAATGAGATTTACATCTGGGTGTTCAGCTAAAACTGATTGAAATGGTTTGCCCTCAGGAGTTTGATATTGAATTTTAGTTGTCTCTCCTACCGCTAATTTGTTGCCGCTAGGAACAATAGCATTCACCTTGATATGCTCTCCATCGGCAATATAGATGTTTTGGGGAGCAGTAGCAAAAGCCTGGGGTTGAATTCTTTCAATTTGTTCTGCTGGAAAGATTTGCAGGTTCACAGTGTAGTTAACGCTGGCAAAAGGCGAACCTCGTAAGGTAGCAAATAGGGCGAGTAACACCGGCATTTGCAACAATAGCGGCAAACACCCAGCCAAAGGATTGCCAAATTCTTTTTGGACGTTGAGCATTTCCTCTTGCTGTTTTTGCGGATCGTCCTTATGGCGTTCTTTGATTTCTTGCATCCGCTTTTGCATCAAGGGTTGTACAATTCGCATCCGTCGCATATTGCGAATTGAACCGGCACTCAAGGGATAAAGTGCAAAACGAATTATCAATGTCAAGGCAACGATCGCCAATCCATAGCTTGGTACTATGCTGTAGAACAAGTCTATGATTGGCAACATTACGTTGTTCGAGAGGAACCCGATACCAAAATCCATTATTCTGAATTCAACCTGAGGTTATGTAAATTAACTACCGATTTTAGATTGGAAACTAGCTCATGGCTAATGGCTAATAGCAGCTATTAGCTATATAGTTATTGCTTGTCCGAATTCTAAAATTGGCCAACTGAATCTAATTTATCTAAATCAGAATTTGCCTGCGACTATAGTTCTACTACGGATAGCCGCACAGTATTGGGGATTGGGTAATTAAATTTTGGATTTTGGATTTGCGATTTTGGATTGGAATTTAATCTAAAATCCAAAATCTAACATTCCTAGTCCCTAATCCCTAGCCCCTATCATTTATTAACAGCGCCGCTAAAATTGGGATTTTTGGCTGCAACTCTTTCACTGATGTAATCATAAAGTTCACGGAATCTGGGAACAGCCCGCAATTCCAGACGACTACCATCTCTAAGGGTTAGCACCATATCCCCCCACAAGCCAATCCCACGGGGAACTTTCACAATTTTGACAACTTCTGAGTAAATGACATCGCTGCGATCACGTCCCATCCAACCACCAGTTACAGAAACTCGGCGATCAGTGATGCGGAAACGCAGCCATAAAGCCCTGACAATTGCCCCAACTGTTAATGGCAAGCCTACAACAGTAAACCCAATTAGTATGTTTATTATCAAATCCCCAATATGGGGCCCACCTTCAAAATAAACTTCTTCACGAATGCCCATTTAATACCTCAGCTTGTGCCAACAACTGCTCTAATTCTTGCAGAAATTGTTGGGTTACGCACTTAGATTCTGCTACGCCTGGTTTAACAATTACCACTAGACGCCACCCTGGTGAGATTTTGGGCAACAATTGATGCAACGCTGCTGCTATTTGCCGCTTGAGGCGGTTGCGAACTACCGCCCGTTTGCTGACTTTGGTACTAACCGAAATACCAATTAGGGTTGGAGCAAGAAGTGCTGAGTCTGATGATTGTGCAATCTTGCTCTTTGCATCTACAAAAGGCTGTTTCACAGATGACAACCGCAAGGCTCTCAAAGTCAGGTTAGAGCCATGACGGCGAATGCCTTCCCGAAAAACTGCTTGGAAATCGTGGCGAGATTTAAGCCGATATGCTTTGGGCAAAGCCACAGCCGCTATTTCTGCTTCTGTTGAGTTAGACGCTCAGACGATGACGTCCTTTTCTTCTCCTTGCTCTGAGCACATTTCTGCCATCTGGTGTCCGCATTCTGGCACGAAAACCAGATGTTCTTTTTCTTTTGCGACAAGTTCCTTCTAAAGTTCTTCGCATACTCTGATCCTCTCCAACAACTCTTAATATAAAATGTCACAATCTATAATTATATCATTAATTTTATGCACAAAGTAGGAAAAGCCTTTAAAATCATGAAAAGCCGATAGCCTCAGAGTTTAAAATCTACATATTTCTGAAGATTTTTTGACTATCGACCTTTGATGAGTAAGTCTTAATTAACCGATGCTAAGTAACCAGGTTCCTAAGTAACGAGATAATGGTACATCACCGGGAGATTGAATTGAGCAATTGAAATAATAAATTCCACCGAAGGCAGGATTTTTAACGTTAGAGAGTACTAACTCAACATTACTACCTGCTGGCACTGCCTCTTGAGGGAAAATTTCAATGACGCGATTTTCTTTATCCCATCTAACTTCGGATAGTGGCACTTTTTTGTTTTTTACCCGTACTTCAATATTTTTGGGATCAAAAGTTCCTTTGTAGTATTGGGGATAAGTAACAACAAATTGAGCAGCAGCCAAGTTCATCTTTTTGGCAGGAATTCTTAAGCGGTATCTATCCCAGGCGTTAACGTTACCGCCAAAATCTAAACGAAAGGGTAGCTGGTTCTCACCTTTGACTCCACTAAAGAGTGTGAATCCAGGCAAGGGATTTGCCAAGCTGATTGCTGGTAAGCCTGCTAGTAAAAAACTAGTCACTGCTAAAGCAGAAAATAAACGTCGCATGGTTAAGCTCCTGTCGCAGAAAATTATGGTGTGTGATTTCAGTAATTGGGGATGGGGACTCGTAGCCAAACTTGACTAATAACTTTTAAGAACTGGACGTAAAATTCTGGTGAAAGGTGCCAATTTCTTGTCCTTGTCAGAATTGTTACTGAAAAAATAGTAATTTAATTTACATTTGATTTTTAAATTCACCTCACTCTTTTTTGAAGAGTAGACGTTTTTATTATTGCTAGCTTGGCGACATTTTCACCAGGTGTAAAACACAGTTGAGAAAAGATTGTGTTGCAGAATATGTATTAGTGTATCTAAAAATCAGATTTTTGTTATAAAAATTAAGCGAATCAATACAGCGATCGCTGGTGAAATTGGGCTAGATTGGTTACAACAAACGTTATTCCCAACAAAGTTAATTCTAGTTATTTGAGGATCTAGTTTGTCAGAAATTAATTGATATTGCACAATGTAAAGAACACACAACAATATTTTTCAATCCCTAAAAGAACTTGAAGACACCGATGCAAAGTTTGGGGATCGGCATAGGATGTGCAATGAGTAATCCATGAATGCAAGTATCTTTAAAATTGTGACATCCGCGAGTGATACGGTCAGGTTTTGCCTGGGATAAGTAGAGCGGGAAAGCCTGCGTCGCCATCAACTGGGAAAGCTAATAATCGATAGCTCTGCCTAAGACATTGAGACTGAGTATATTAACTCAACAGAAACATTTCAAAGCTTGCACAGAAATAAATATTGATCTCAAGGAGATTGCATGAAAATAGCGGTTGCTAGAGAAATTGAAGTTTGTGAACGTCGTGTGGCTCTAATCCCCGACACTGTGGCGCGCTTAGTAAAACAAGGCTTAGAAGTTTGGGTAGAAGCAGGCGCAGGAGAGCGAGCTTTTTTTAGTGATGCTGCTTATGAAGCAGCAGGAGCAACAATTATTGCTGATAACAGTAAATTATGGAGTGAAGCAGATATTCTGCTCAAAGTTAGTCCACCGCAAGAGCGGGAAGATGGACGTTCAGAAATTGATTTACTGAAGGAAGGATCGGTAATAATTAGCTTTCTTAATCCTTTAGGGAATCCAGTCATAGCACAGCGCCTGGCAGAGCGTAAGGTTAGTGCTATCAGTATGGAGATGATTCCCCGCACGACAAGAGCACAGAGTATGGATGCTTTGTCATCTCAAGCTTCAATCGCTGGTTATAAGGCAGTACTAATTGCCGCAGCCGCACTACCAAAGTACTTTCCGATGCTGACAACAGCTGCTGGCACGATCGCTCCGGCAAAAGTATTTATTATGGGTGCTGGTGTCGCTGGTTTGCAAGCAATAGCAACTGCTAGACGCCTGGGATCGGTGGTAGAAGCTTTTGATATTCGCCCTGCTGTGAAAGAAGAAGTGCAAAGCCTTGGGGCAAAATTTGTGGAAATCAAATTGGACGAAGAAACTACTGCTGTTGGAGGTTACGCGAAGGAAATTTCTGAAGCCAGCAAGCAGCGCACCCAAGAAGTTGTCGCAGAACACATCAAGAATGCGGATGTTGTGATTACAACTGCTCAAGTTCCAGGGAAAAAAGCGCCTTTATTAGTCACGCAGGAGATGGTAGCGCAGATGAAACCTGGTTCTGTAATTGTAGATATTGCGGCAGAACAGGGTGGTAACTGTGCTTGCACCGCTCCCGGCAAAGATATTGTCTGGAATGGAATCACTATCATTGGCCCAATTAATTTACCATCTTCAATGCCAGTTCACGCCAGCCAATTGTATGCCAAGAATTTGACATCTTTAATGCAAATACTAATTCGAGACAAGGCTGTGCATCTAGACTTTGCTGATGACATCATTGATGCCGCTTGTATCACCCATGCAGGTGAAATTCGCTCCTCACGCATCAAAGAGGCGCTGCAAGCTCTTGGTGTTCAACAATCAGCAGTTAGTTAAATAGGGACTAGGGGCTAGGGATTAGAGACTAGGGAATTTTAGCTCTCTAGCCCCTAGCCTCTAACCCCTAGCTTCTAGCCTCTAGCCCCTAATAAAGGATTTTCTCAACATGACAGAAGCATTAATCGCTGCTTTGTTTGTATTTGTTTTGGCATCATTTACCGGATTTGAAGTTATCAACAAAGTACCACCGACTTTGCATACACCTCTGATGTCAGGTTCTAATGCTATTTCTGGCATTGCTGTTTTGGGAGCAATTGTCGCTTCCGGTGCGAAAGAGTGGAATTTGTCAGTCATTCTCGGTTTGATTGCTATTGTGCTGGCAACTATCAACGTAGTGGGTGGTTTTCTAGTCACTGATCGGATGTTGCAAATGTTCAAGAAGAAAGCTGGTTAGTGGTTAACAACCAAATACTGTACGGGCGGGTTTTGTTGATTATCTTTCTGTTAAAACCGACGATTTATCTTTTAAACCTGCTCCTACTAGCAATCAATAATTACCAATTACGGCGAAATTATGACTGACTTTTTACCAACTGGGATTCAACTGACTTACTTAGTCGCTGCATCTCTATTTATTTTGGGTTTGAAAAAGCTGGGTTCACCCGCTACAGCACGGCAAGGTAATGTTGTTGCAGCTGTGGGAATGCTGTTGGCGATCGCAGCAACACTCTTGGATCAGCATGTGTTGAACTTTGAAATGATTTTGTTGGGGTTGGCAATTGGATCGGTGTTGGGTGCGATCGCTGCCTATAAAGTCCAAATGACGGATATGCCCCAAATGGTGGGTTTACTGAACGGACTTGGTGGCGCTGCTTCTGCACTCGTTGCTGTTGCTGAATTTTGGCGGCTGCTGCAACATGGGGAAGCTATAGCCCTAGATGCCAATATTTCCATGCTTTTGGATGTGTTAATTGGTGGTGTTACATTTACGGGCAGTATGGTGGCATTTGCCAAGCTGCAAGGGATTATGAGCGGTGCTCCAATTACATTCCCCTTACAGCAACTCATCAACGTTTTACTGTTAGGTTCCTATGTGGTGGGCAGTGCCTTTTTAATCGTAGCGCCGCATAACTTGTCTATCTTTTTAGCGATCGTTGCAGTTTCTTTAGTTTTGGGCGTGATGTTC
Coding sequences within it:
- the yidC gene encoding membrane protein insertase YidC, giving the protein MDFGIGFLSNNVMLPIIDLFYSIVPSYGLAIVALTLIIRFALYPLSAGSIRNMRRMRIVQPLMQKRMQEIKERHKDDPQKQQEEMLNVQKEFGNPLAGCLPLLLQMPVLLALFATLRGSPFASVNYTVNLQIFPAEQIERIQPQAFATAPQNIYIADGEHIKVNAIVPSGNKLAVGETTKIQYQTPEGKPFQSVLAEHPDVNLIPQWKITKGEERVKIDAEGNIEALQPGDVTIQGTIPGLAADKGFLFIDALGRVGAIDPDGTIHWDIVAMVVMFGVTLYISQVLSGQNSSGGNPQQDTVNKITPVIFSGMFLFFPLPAGVLMYMVIGNIFQTLQTYILSREPLPEELQKIVDTQEKEAEVQQKTLPFEPKSSKKKATG
- a CDS encoding PH domain-containing protein, yielding MGIREEVYFEGGPHIGDLIINILIGFTVVGLPLTVGAIVRALWLRFRITDRRVSVTGGWMGRDRSDVIYSEVVKIVKVPRGIGLWGDMVLTLRDGSRLELRAVPRFRELYDYISERVAAKNPNFSGAVNK
- the rnpA gene encoding ribonuclease P protein component; translated protein: MALPKAYRLKSRHDFQAVFREGIRRHGSNLTLRALRLSSVKQPFVDAKSKIAQSSDSALLAPTLIGISVSTKVSKRAVVRNRLKRQIAAALHQLLPKISPGWRLVVIVKPGVAESKCVTQQFLQELEQLLAQAEVLNGHS
- the rpmH gene encoding 50S ribosomal protein L34 is translated as MRRTLEGTCRKRKRTSGFRARMRTPDGRNVLRARRRKGRHRLSV
- a CDS encoding DUF2808 domain-containing protein yields the protein MRRLFSALAVTSFLLAGLPAISLANPLPGFTLFSGVKGENQLPFRLDFGGNVNAWDRYRLRIPAKKMNLAAAQFVVTYPQYYKGTFDPKNIEVRVKNKKVPLSEVRWDKENRVIEIFPQEAVPAGSNVELVLSNVKNPAFGGIYYFNCSIQSPGDVPLSRYLGTWLLSIG
- a CDS encoding Re/Si-specific NAD(P)(+) transhydrogenase subunit alpha: MKIAVAREIEVCERRVALIPDTVARLVKQGLEVWVEAGAGERAFFSDAAYEAAGATIIADNSKLWSEADILLKVSPPQEREDGRSEIDLLKEGSVIISFLNPLGNPVIAQRLAERKVSAISMEMIPRTTRAQSMDALSSQASIAGYKAVLIAAAALPKYFPMLTTAAGTIAPAKVFIMGAGVAGLQAIATARRLGSVVEAFDIRPAVKEEVQSLGAKFVEIKLDEETTAVGGYAKEISEASKQRTQEVVAEHIKNADVVITTAQVPGKKAPLLVTQEMVAQMKPGSVIVDIAAEQGGNCACTAPGKDIVWNGITIIGPINLPSSMPVHASQLYAKNLTSLMQILIRDKAVHLDFADDIIDAACITHAGEIRSSRIKEALQALGVQQSAVS
- a CDS encoding NAD(P) transhydrogenase subunit alpha: MTEALIAALFVFVLASFTGFEVINKVPPTLHTPLMSGSNAISGIAVLGAIVASGAKEWNLSVILGLIAIVLATINVVGGFLVTDRMLQMFKKKAG